A stretch of the bacterium SCSIO 12827 genome encodes the following:
- a CDS encoding HAMP domain-containing histidine kinase, whose translation MPQNYSDLPYGAGRPMVPGFGAPGKPTLKGLLLLPVLPALWVLRRFKRHRDKDKTRLQKEILQLRRELAGLRAVNLELLRGKEQAEINDQRKTEFLARVTHELRTPLNAVVGFADLVRQEPYGELGSPKYAEYLTDIRATSAHMLDIVNDLLDVAKIEAGRIEMRESWSPVPVILDDCRRLMQNQAEANGIDIRIETPPDLPGLYCDPGRVRQIIVNLLSNAVKFTPKRGHITLAARTDRVGGIVIRVSDTGIGIPQDALDDVFEPYIQIRGNHLIKGQQGSGLGLSLVRILADLHQASLGIESVETRGTTITVRFPPTRVREIP comes from the coding sequence ATGCCCCAGAATTATTCAGATCTTCCCTATGGTGCCGGCCGGCCGATGGTCCCGGGGTTCGGTGCGCCCGGTAAGCCGACGCTGAAAGGCTTGCTTCTTCTGCCGGTCCTGCCCGCGCTTTGGGTGCTGCGCCGGTTCAAGCGCCACCGCGACAAGGACAAGACCAGGCTGCAAAAGGAGATTCTGCAGCTTCGCCGCGAACTTGCGGGCCTGCGCGCCGTCAATCTGGAATTGCTGAGGGGTAAGGAACAGGCGGAAATCAACGATCAGCGCAAGACGGAGTTCCTGGCCCGCGTGACCCACGAACTGCGCACGCCCTTGAATGCCGTGGTCGGCTTTGCCGATCTGGTGCGTCAAGAACCTTATGGCGAGTTGGGTAGTCCCAAGTACGCCGAATACCTGACCGATATCCGCGCCACCAGCGCGCATATGTTGGACATCGTCAACGACCTGCTGGATGTTGCGAAGATCGAGGCCGGACGCATCGAGATGCGGGAATCCTGGTCCCCCGTGCCGGTGATTCTGGACGATTGCCGGCGCCTGATGCAGAACCAGGCCGAAGCGAATGGCATCGACATCAGGATCGAAACGCCGCCGGACCTGCCGGGGCTTTACTGCGATCCCGGCAGGGTTCGCCAGATCATCGTCAACCTGCTGTCCAACGCGGTCAAGTTCACGCCGAAGCGCGGGCATATCACGCTTGCGGCACGCACGGACCGGGTCGGCGGCATCGTCATTCGCGTGTCGGATACGGGCATCGGCATTCCGCAGGACGCTCTCGACGATGTCTTCGAACCCTATATCCAGATTCGCGGCAACCACCTGATCAAGGGTCAGCAGGGATCGGGTCTGGGCCTGTCTCTGGTCCGAATTCTGGCCGACCTGCATCAGGCGTCGCTTGGCATTGAAAGTGTCGAAACCCGGGGCACGACGATAACCGTCCGCTTCCCGCCGACACGGGTGCGGGAAATTCCCTGA
- a CDS encoding DUF3299 domain-containing protein, with product MPRLFRLISSLCLLLIAAGPLSAAETPKVLTWEGLIPQGPPVDNPYQYLPIDQQVELEMLATIRAQVAAGLMNEVHPMFEDAREIEFKLRQEGIDVDRMVGLVQKMQAEVAARNSELAHDLDGQLVRLPGYVLPLEFEGTSVKEFLLVPYVGACIHVPPPPINQTVVVHLNQSYAAKELYEPVWVTGRMTVKRSKRALTLVDGDADVEAGYTIQGIRVEPYTEK from the coding sequence ATGCCGCGCCTGTTCCGTCTGATATCGTCGCTATGCCTGTTGCTGATTGCGGCCGGCCCGCTGTCGGCGGCGGAAACGCCCAAGGTTCTGACCTGGGAAGGCCTGATTCCTCAAGGCCCGCCGGTCGACAATCCCTATCAGTACCTGCCGATTGATCAGCAGGTCGAGTTGGAGATGCTGGCGACCATCCGCGCCCAAGTCGCCGCGGGCTTGATGAATGAAGTGCACCCCATGTTCGAGGATGCGCGGGAGATCGAATTCAAGCTGCGCCAGGAAGGCATCGATGTGGACCGGATGGTCGGCCTTGTGCAGAAGATGCAAGCTGAGGTCGCGGCGCGGAACAGTGAACTGGCGCATGACCTGGACGGTCAGTTGGTGCGCCTGCCCGGCTATGTCCTGCCGCTGGAGTTCGAGGGGACTTCGGTCAAGGAATTCCTGTTGGTGCCTTATGTCGGGGCCTGTATCCACGTCCCGCCGCCGCCCATAAATCAGACGGTTGTGGTCCATCTGAACCAATCCTACGCCGCCAAGGAACTTTACGAGCCCGTCTGGGTCACCGGGCGGATGACCGTCAAGCGGAGCAAGCGTGCGCTCACGTTGGTTGACGGCGATGCCGATGTCGAAGCCGGCTACACGATCCAGGGCATACGGGTTGAGCCCTATACGGAAAAATAG
- a CDS encoding DUF2796 domain-containing protein: MKPMSMLPVPRAGFFVSATLLASLFAAAGPALSAEREHGAHEHGVGQLSLAVEGNTVEIEITAPGADIVGFEHAAETEADRAALAAAAARLKDGAGLFRFPPKADCRLEEAEVHSALLDDAHDHEKGRDHDKGHNHEKKHDHDKGHDHDKGHAHEAEGHAEFRAHYHFHCADPAALSHIDLGYFTAFPAARELEARTITAKGQGAQELTADRARLTF, encoded by the coding sequence ATGAAGCCGATGTCGATGCTTCCGGTCCCGCGCGCCGGTTTTTTTGTTTCTGCCACGTTGCTGGCAAGTCTGTTCGCTGCTGCCGGTCCGGCATTGTCGGCCGAACGCGAACACGGCGCCCATGAACACGGCGTCGGGCAGTTGAGCCTGGCGGTGGAAGGGAACACGGTCGAAATCGAGATCACGGCGCCGGGGGCGGACATCGTCGGCTTCGAGCATGCGGCGGAAACGGAGGCTGACCGCGCGGCCCTGGCCGCAGCCGCGGCCCGCCTGAAAGACGGGGCCGGCCTGTTTCGCTTCCCGCCCAAGGCCGATTGCCGACTAGAGGAAGCGGAGGTCCATTCCGCCCTTTTGGACGACGCGCATGACCACGAGAAGGGCCGTGACCACGATAAAGGCCATAACCATGAAAAGAAGCACGACCACGACAAGGGACATGATCACGACAAGGGACATGCCCATGAGGCTGAGGGGCACGCGGAATTCCGCGCTCACTATCATTTCCATTGCGCCGATCCAGCGGCGTTGAGCCATATCGACCTGGGCTACTTTACCGCCTTCCCGGCCGCCCGCGAACTTGAGGCGCGGACCATCACGGCGAAGGGGCAGGGTGCCCAGGAGTTGACAGCGGACCGCGCGCGCCTGACCTTCTAA
- a CDS encoding ABC transporter ATP-binding protein has translation MNGNAIRLSGVQFRWRPGAPLVLDITEFAVQPGERLFVHGPSGSGKTTLLNLLAGICLPQEGEVEIAGEDLARVPGPRRDAIRADCIGFIFQMFNLLPFLSLTENVLLPCRFSPVRRARADAAPGGAEGEALRLLTHMGLGEAATTGRAVAELSTGQQQRVAAARALIGAPPVIIADEPTSALDADSQAAFLDLLFAEAGRSGATVLFVSHDRRLESGFDRVVALAEINRAAGAEGRAA, from the coding sequence ATGAACGGCAACGCGATCCGCCTGTCCGGCGTCCAGTTCCGCTGGCGCCCGGGGGCGCCGTTGGTCTTGGACATCACGGAATTCGCGGTCCAGCCCGGTGAGCGGCTGTTCGTCCATGGCCCCAGCGGTAGCGGTAAGACGACGCTTCTGAACTTGCTGGCCGGTATCTGCCTGCCCCAGGAAGGGGAGGTGGAAATCGCCGGTGAGGACCTGGCCCGTGTCCCGGGGCCCCGCCGCGACGCCATCCGCGCCGATTGCATCGGATTCATTTTCCAGATGTTCAATTTGCTGCCGTTTCTGTCGCTGACGGAAAACGTGCTTCTACCCTGCCGCTTTTCGCCCGTCCGCCGGGCCCGCGCCGACGCCGCACCGGGCGGCGCCGAGGGCGAGGCGCTGCGCTTGCTTACCCATATGGGCCTGGGCGAGGCCGCCACTACCGGGCGCGCCGTCGCCGAACTGAGCACCGGCCAGCAGCAGCGCGTCGCCGCCGCCCGCGCCTTGATCGGCGCGCCGCCGGTCATTATCGCGGACGAGCCGACCTCGGCCCTCGACGCCGATTCCCAGGCAGCGTTCCTTGACCTGCTGTTCGCGGAGGCCGGACGCAGCGGCGCCACGGTGCTGTTCGTCAGCCACGACCGACGGCTCGAGTCCGGGTTCGACCGGGTGGTGGCCCTGGCCGAGATCAACCGGGCGGCGGGTGCCGAAGGCAGGGCCGCATGA
- a CDS encoding ABC transporter permease codes for MRGAPILGLAVKSLLNRRATVGLTLLALAVSVTLVLGVEKLRTEAKASFAATISGTDLIVGARSGSVQLLLYSVFRIGNATNNISWQSYQEIAARPDVAWTVPLSLGDSHRGFRVLGTTGDYFHHYRYGRKKPLTFSAGEPFTDLFDAVLGAEVARALGYKLGDPLVVAHGLGAEGFSNHKDKPFRVAGILARTGTPVDRTVHVSLQAIEAIHVDWKSGAPVPGMRVTADQVRRMDLTPRAITAVLVGAKSRFAAFTLQRAINEYRPEPLLAVLPGVALQELWDLMGTAEAALAAISVAVVAAGLLGMMIMMLAGLNERRREMAILRSVGARPLHLFALLVSEAAVLTMAGAAAGLGLFYAALAAFRPVLDSRFGLFLEISAPTAHDLAILGAVVLAGVLAGAVPALGAYRQSLADGMTVKL; via the coding sequence ATGAGGGGGGCGCCGATTCTCGGCCTCGCGGTCAAGAGCTTGTTGAACCGCCGGGCGACCGTGGGGCTGACCCTGCTGGCGCTGGCCGTCAGCGTGACGCTGGTGCTTGGTGTGGAAAAGCTGCGGACCGAGGCCAAGGCCAGTTTCGCCGCCACCATTTCCGGCACCGACTTGATCGTCGGCGCGCGCAGCGGTTCGGTTCAATTGTTGCTGTATTCCGTGTTTCGTATCGGCAACGCGACCAACAACATTTCCTGGCAAAGCTATCAGGAAATTGCCGCGCGGCCCGACGTGGCCTGGACCGTGCCCCTGTCGCTCGGCGATTCCCATCGCGGGTTTCGGGTGTTGGGTACCACGGGCGACTACTTCCATCATTACCGCTACGGCCGCAAGAAGCCCCTAACATTCAGCGCCGGCGAGCCGTTCACCGACCTGTTCGATGCCGTTCTGGGTGCCGAGGTGGCGCGTGCCCTGGGCTACAAACTGGGTGATCCACTGGTCGTCGCCCACGGCCTGGGGGCAGAGGGTTTCTCCAACCACAAGGATAAACCTTTCCGTGTCGCCGGCATCCTGGCCCGCACGGGCACGCCCGTGGACCGCACGGTGCACGTCAGCCTGCAGGCCATCGAGGCGATCCATGTCGATTGGAAAAGCGGCGCCCCCGTGCCCGGCATGCGCGTGACCGCCGATCAGGTCCGGCGCATGGACCTGACGCCCCGCGCCATTACCGCCGTTCTGGTCGGCGCGAAATCGCGGTTCGCGGCCTTCACCCTGCAACGCGCCATAAATGAATACCGGCCAGAGCCCCTGCTGGCGGTGCTCCCCGGGGTTGCGTTGCAGGAGCTCTGGGATCTTATGGGCACGGCCGAGGCGGCGCTGGCCGCCATATCCGTGGCGGTGGTCGCGGCGGGGCTTCTCGGGATGATGATCATGATGCTGGCGGGGCTGAACGAACGGCGGCGGGAAATGGCGATCCTGCGTTCCGTCGGGGCCCGCCCGCTGCACCTGTTCGCCTTGCTGGTGTCCGAGGCAGCGGTCCTGACGATGGCCGGGGCGGCAGCGGGCCTCGGCCTGTTCTACGCCGCCTTGGCCGCGTTCCGGCCCGTTCTCGACAGCCGCTTCGGATTGTTTCTGGAAATCTCCGCGCCGACGGCCCACGATCTGGCGATCCTGGGCGCCGTCGTGCTGGCCGGGGTGTTGGCGGGGGCCGTGCCCGCGCTCGGCGCCTATCGGCAGTCGCTGGCCGACGGGATGACGGTCAAACTCTAA
- a CDS encoding aldo/keto reductase produces MDDAQAIDIDGVAVPRLLYGTAWKEEATESLVTLALDQGFRGFDTANQRKHYYEAGTGAALAKAIKAGRVRRADLFIQTKFTFRRGQDHRLPYDADAPAATQVAQSFEKSLEHLQTDYVDSLVLHGPWTGDRLHPIDWQVWRAMEAIHKQGRVRLLGVSNFKLEQIRLLCARAEVKPRFVQNRCYAARAWDRDIRGVCAQEGIRYQGFSLLTANRALVDHAMIKEIAARHGKTPAQCVFRFALDVGMIALTGTKDATHMAQDLDVFDFTLTPAEIAAIEKAAMPR; encoded by the coding sequence ATGGACGACGCGCAAGCCATCGACATCGACGGGGTGGCCGTCCCACGCCTGCTGTACGGCACGGCCTGGAAAGAAGAGGCCACCGAGTCGCTGGTAACCCTGGCGCTCGACCAGGGCTTTCGCGGCTTCGATACGGCCAATCAGCGCAAGCATTACTACGAGGCCGGAACCGGCGCCGCCCTGGCCAAGGCGATCAAGGCGGGGCGGGTGCGGCGTGCTGATCTGTTCATCCAGACCAAGTTCACCTTTCGACGCGGCCAGGATCACCGTCTGCCCTATGACGCGGATGCCCCGGCGGCGACGCAGGTCGCGCAGTCCTTCGAAAAATCGCTGGAGCATCTGCAAACCGACTATGTCGACAGCCTGGTACTGCACGGCCCCTGGACCGGCGATCGCCTGCATCCCATCGACTGGCAGGTGTGGCGGGCCATGGAGGCGATCCACAAACAAGGCCGGGTGCGCCTGTTGGGGGTCAGCAATTTCAAACTGGAGCAAATCCGCCTGCTCTGCGCCCGGGCCGAGGTAAAGCCCCGTTTCGTGCAGAACCGCTGCTATGCCGCGCGTGCCTGGGACCGGGACATCCGGGGCGTCTGCGCCCAGGAAGGCATCCGCTATCAGGGGTTTTCCCTGCTCACGGCCAACAGGGCGCTGGTCGACCATGCGATGATCAAGGAGATCGCCGCCCGCCACGGCAAGACCCCGGCGCAATGCGTGTTCCGCTTCGCCCTCGACGTCGGCATGATCGCCCTGACCGGCACCAAGGATGCGACTCATATGGCACAGGATTTGGACGTTTTCGATTTCACTCTGACGCCCGCTGAGATCGCCGCTATCGAGAAGGCCGCCATGCCCCGTTGA
- a CDS encoding tetratricopeptide repeat protein: MAPIGPVSLEQAFARHQAGDIAGAAAMYRGFLAANPGHGDALHLLGVALMQGGDLAAAKSMLEQAVSIDASKAAWWNNLALARYYGDDFPAARAASDHALALDPGNPDFLNNRGLALQKLDQLDAAISDFEAALERQARDPELFHNYGVALQAAARPQDAMRAFEAALRISGGWPDSHASLGAIYFELGRREDAFEACRKAVALDPFHQGAHECFKNLKWECDQQDQMHDTYRWVCRELPEHPMAHLQYGRCLVMDHWFQQAEPVLRRTIALAPDSAQAHGQLGAALSSLGRHDEALDALARAVELDPEDPEILEIQGEALLRIGRPEAAVAPLQGAHVRNPRRSGVLGLLTIAMTEAEDPDVARIVDYDSAVTAMFIDVPEGYTDLDTFNAALHVELAARHETVPPPINQTMRGGTQIPDNLFTGPTGTVALVKDEIVKSLRRYIAGLEHDPDHPFLRFVNPDFRFTGAWSTILRGAGYDASHIHNEGWLSGVYYVKVPDLPDEVWQTGEGCLQIGAPPDVFVSVRNRTRIMVRPEPGKLVLFPSYIWHGVRPFTREDTRHSIAFDVI; encoded by the coding sequence ATGGCGCCCATCGGCCCGGTGTCCCTAGAACAGGCCTTTGCCCGCCACCAAGCCGGTGACATCGCCGGTGCGGCAGCGATGTATCGTGGGTTCCTGGCTGCCAACCCGGGGCACGGCGATGCGTTGCATTTGCTCGGCGTCGCTCTGATGCAGGGCGGCGATCTGGCAGCGGCAAAGTCTATGCTGGAGCAGGCTGTGTCCATCGACGCCAGCAAGGCAGCGTGGTGGAACAACCTTGCCCTTGCCCGCTATTACGGTGACGATTTCCCAGCTGCCCGCGCGGCCAGCGACCACGCCCTGGCGCTCGATCCCGGCAACCCGGATTTTCTCAACAACCGGGGCCTCGCGTTGCAGAAGCTGGACCAACTTGACGCCGCGATCAGCGATTTTGAAGCGGCATTGGAACGCCAGGCCCGCGACCCGGAATTGTTTCACAACTACGGCGTCGCCTTGCAGGCGGCGGCGCGTCCCCAAGACGCCATGCGCGCCTTCGAGGCGGCGCTGCGCATATCCGGCGGCTGGCCCGATTCCCATGCCAGCCTGGGTGCTATCTATTTCGAACTCGGCCGCCGGGAGGACGCCTTCGAAGCCTGCCGCAAGGCGGTCGCCCTCGACCCCTTCCATCAGGGGGCGCACGAATGTTTCAAGAACCTGAAATGGGAGTGCGATCAACAGGATCAGATGCACGACACCTACCGATGGGTGTGCCGCGAATTGCCTGAGCATCCCATGGCACATCTGCAATACGGACGATGTCTGGTGATGGATCATTGGTTCCAACAGGCGGAGCCGGTGTTGCGCCGGACCATCGCCTTGGCACCCGATAGCGCCCAGGCCCATGGTCAGCTTGGCGCGGCCCTGTCATCTCTGGGGCGTCACGATGAAGCTTTGGATGCCTTGGCGCGGGCCGTTGAACTGGATCCCGAGGATCCGGAGATTTTGGAAATTCAGGGCGAAGCCCTGCTGCGCATCGGGCGTCCCGAGGCGGCGGTGGCGCCGCTGCAAGGGGCGCATGTCCGCAATCCCCGCCGTTCGGGTGTTCTGGGTCTTTTGACCATCGCCATGACCGAGGCGGAAGACCCGGATGTTGCCCGTATTGTCGATTACGACAGCGCCGTGACCGCGATGTTCATTGACGTGCCCGAGGGCTACACCGATCTGGACACGTTCAACGCCGCCTTGCATGTGGAACTGGCGGCCCGTCATGAAACTGTCCCGCCGCCGATCAACCAGACCATGCGTGGCGGCACGCAGATCCCCGATAATCTGTTCACCGGGCCGACAGGCACCGTCGCCCTGGTCAAGGACGAGATCGTGAAATCTCTCAGGCGCTATATCGCGGGGCTGGAACATGACCCGGATCATCCCTTCCTGCGGTTCGTCAATCCAGATTTCCGATTTACCGGCGCCTGGTCGACCATTCTGCGCGGCGCCGGCTACGACGCTAGCCACATCCACAACGAGGGTTGGTTGTCCGGGGTCTATTACGTGAAGGTTCCGGACCTGCCGGATGAGGTTTGGCAGACAGGCGAGGGGTGTCTACAGATCGGCGCGCCCCCGGACGTCTTCGTGAGTGTCCGCAATCGCACGCGCATCATGGTGCGGCCTGAACCGGGAAAACTCGTGCTGTTTCCGTCCTACATATGGCACGGCGTGCGTCCCTTCACGCGTGAGGACACGCGCCATTCGATCGCATTTGATGTGATTTAG
- the gcvA gene encoding transcriptional regulator GcvA → MRTLPPLNALRAFESAARHLSMSRAADELHVTPAAISHQVKGLEEYLGVQLFHRQQRGLALTETGAAYLPGLREGFAKLQAATQALYDSESTGPLTVSVTPTFAAKWLVHRLEKFTNLHPEIQVMLVATSLKVRFEMGEADVAVRYGPGNYAGCRVDKMFEEEVYAVCAPALMNGDNPIREPRDLLNHTLLHPVQQDIDDSFPTWEMWLRGHGVRTQGPIPGPNISPHWMLVEAAVNGQGVALVKASVAERDLETGRLVRPFAETIPVAHAYWLISPEETADKPKVKAFREWIMAEAREHAEHHAELEAKQQAEWAAARKLQKAAGGV, encoded by the coding sequence ATGAGAACGCTGCCGCCCCTGAACGCGCTCCGCGCCTTTGAATCCGCTGCCCGGCACCTGTCCATGTCGCGTGCTGCGGATGAACTTCATGTAACGCCAGCGGCCATCAGCCACCAGGTCAAGGGGCTGGAGGAATACCTTGGCGTGCAGTTGTTCCATCGCCAGCAGAGGGGGCTTGCCCTGACCGAAACAGGGGCTGCCTACCTGCCCGGCCTGCGCGAAGGGTTCGCCAAACTGCAGGCGGCGACCCAGGCTTTGTACGATTCCGAATCCACGGGGCCCCTCACCGTATCCGTCACGCCGACCTTCGCCGCCAAATGGTTGGTCCATCGGCTGGAAAAGTTCACCAATCTGCACCCGGAAATTCAGGTCATGCTGGTCGCGACCTCGCTGAAGGTGCGGTTCGAGATGGGTGAGGCGGATGTCGCCGTGCGCTATGGCCCCGGCAATTATGCGGGCTGCCGCGTCGACAAGATGTTCGAGGAAGAAGTCTACGCTGTCTGCGCACCGGCGCTGATGAATGGCGATAATCCGATCCGCGAACCCCGTGATTTGCTGAATCACACGCTGTTGCATCCCGTGCAGCAGGATATCGACGACAGTTTCCCGACCTGGGAAATGTGGCTGCGCGGCCATGGCGTGCGGACCCAGGGGCCGATCCCCGGCCCCAATATCTCGCCCCACTGGATGCTGGTCGAAGCCGCCGTCAACGGGCAGGGCGTGGCCCTGGTCAAGGCCTCGGTCGCCGAGCGCGACCTGGAAACCGGGCGCCTGGTGCGGCCTTTTGCCGAGACCATTCCCGTCGCCCATGCTTATTGGCTGATCTCGCCCGAGGAAACCGCCGACAAGCCGAAGGTCAAGGCGTTCCGCGAATGGATCATGGCCGAAGCCCGGGAGCACGCCGAGCATCACGCCGAGCTGGAAGCCAAACAGCAGGCGGAATGGGCGGCGGCACGCAAGCTTCAGAAAGCGGCCGGCGGCGTCTGA
- a CDS encoding D-2-hydroxyacid dehydrogenase family protein, whose amino-acid sequence MKITILDDYFDVIRGLPCFQKIAGHDITIWNDHVQDTGALAERLKDTEALVLIRERTKIRTPLLERLPNLKLISQRSVWPHIDVDTCTAQGVVVCSAQHEGTPSYATSELTWALILAAMRQIPQQMASLRAGTWQMGMGYSLRGKTLGLYGYGRISRAVAEVGRAFGMRILVWAREASREAARAEGCDVAASKEDFFRDCDILSLHMRLKDATKGIVSQADLELMKPTALLVNTSRAGLIQPGALAAALKGGRPGMAAVDVFDHEPVTKGAEPLVDMPNVICTPHIGYVTVDEWEIHFTDIFDQIVAFDKGASINVVNPEVLTG is encoded by the coding sequence ATGAAAATCACCATTCTCGACGACTATTTCGACGTTATCCGCGGTCTGCCCTGTTTTCAGAAGATCGCCGGTCATGACATCACCATCTGGAACGACCATGTCCAGGATACGGGCGCATTGGCCGAACGCCTGAAGGACACGGAAGCCTTGGTCCTGATCCGCGAGCGCACCAAAATCCGCACACCGCTTTTGGAACGTCTTCCCAATCTGAAACTGATCAGTCAGCGCAGTGTCTGGCCGCATATCGATGTCGACACCTGCACGGCACAGGGCGTTGTCGTGTGCTCCGCCCAGCATGAAGGCACGCCGTCCTATGCCACGTCGGAGCTGACCTGGGCCCTGATCCTGGCCGCCATGCGCCAAATTCCGCAGCAGATGGCCTCGCTCCGGGCCGGCACATGGCAGATGGGCATGGGGTACTCCCTGCGCGGCAAGACGCTGGGTCTCTACGGCTATGGCCGTATTTCCCGCGCCGTCGCTGAGGTCGGCCGCGCCTTCGGCATGCGCATTTTGGTGTGGGCGCGTGAAGCGTCCCGCGAGGCCGCCCGCGCCGAGGGCTGTGATGTGGCCGCCAGCAAGGAAGATTTCTTTCGCGATTGCGACATCCTCAGCCTGCACATGCGCCTCAAGGACGCGACCAAGGGCATCGTCAGTCAGGCGGACCTGGAGCTGATGAAGCCCACGGCGCTTCTGGTCAACACGTCGCGCGCGGGCCTGATCCAGCCGGGGGCGCTGGCGGCGGCGCTCAAGGGTGGCCGCCCCGGCATGGCGGCGGTCGATGTGTTCGATCATGAGCCGGTAACCAAGGGCGCCGAGCCCCTGGTCGACATGCCCAATGTGATCTGCACGCCGCATATCGGCTACGTCACCGTCGACGAATGGGAAATTCACTTCACGGACATCTTCGACCAGATCGTGGCCTTCGACAAAGGTGCCTCCATCAACGTGGTCAACCCCGAGGTTCTGACGGGCTAG
- a CDS encoding DegT/DnrJ/EryC1/StrS family aminotransferase, which produces MANLISRDWVPTDCEALVRRIADATATDGTDAVAARIDTLIARNRDIHDAECFNLNPATNVMNPKAEAALASGLGARPSLGYPGAKYEMGLEAIEEIEVIAAELAAEVFRANFAEIRVASGALANLYAFMATCRPGDAIIAPSSEIGGHVTHHGAGCAGLFGLTTHPAPVDASGYTVDLDALRKLARDVRPKLITIGGSLNLFPHPVAEIRAIADDVGAKVLFDAAHLCGMVAGGTWPDPLAQGAHLMTMSTYKSLGGPAGGLIVTNDADLAERLDAIAFPGMTANFDAAKSAALAITLLDWREFGRAYADEMVATSKALASALDDEGVALFAKDRSFTNSHQLAVLAAPYGGGQAAAKKLRRAGFLACGIGLPVDSVAGDLNGLRIGTPELVRRGMTVADMPRLARQIARALNANDPDALAPEVRAWRETFNGIKFIRS; this is translated from the coding sequence ATGGCCAATCTGATATCCCGTGACTGGGTGCCGACTGACTGCGAAGCGCTGGTGCGCCGGATCGCCGACGCCACGGCGACGGACGGGACCGACGCGGTTGCCGCCCGCATCGACACCCTGATCGCCCGCAACCGCGACATTCACGACGCCGAATGCTTCAATCTGAACCCGGCGACCAATGTCATGAATCCCAAGGCGGAAGCGGCGCTGGCCTCCGGCCTGGGCGCGCGGCCGTCGCTCGGCTACCCGGGCGCCAAATACGAAATGGGGTTGGAAGCGATCGAGGAGATCGAAGTCATCGCCGCCGAACTGGCGGCCGAGGTGTTCCGGGCGAATTTCGCGGAAATCCGCGTCGCCTCGGGTGCCCTGGCCAATCTCTACGCCTTCATGGCGACCTGCCGGCCGGGCGACGCGATCATCGCGCCGTCGTCCGAGATCGGCGGGCACGTCACCCATCACGGGGCGGGCTGCGCCGGGCTGTTCGGATTGACGACGCACCCGGCCCCGGTCGATGCCTCGGGCTACACGGTCGATCTCGACGCCTTGCGTAAACTTGCCCGGGACGTGCGGCCGAAATTGATCACCATCGGCGGCAGCCTCAACCTGTTCCCGCACCCTGTCGCCGAGATCCGCGCCATCGCCGACGACGTCGGGGCCAAGGTATTGTTCGACGCGGCCCATCTCTGCGGCATGGTCGCGGGCGGCACCTGGCCCGACCCCCTGGCCCAGGGCGCCCATCTGATGACCATGAGCACTTACAAAAGCTTAGGGGGACCCGCGGGCGGGCTGATCGTGACCAACGACGCGGACTTGGCGGAGCGGCTGGACGCCATCGCGTTCCCGGGAATGACCGCCAACTTCGACGCGGCCAAATCAGCGGCGTTGGCCATTACCTTGCTGGATTGGCGGGAATTTGGCCGGGCTTATGCCGATGAAATGGTGGCCACCTCCAAGGCATTGGCCTCGGCCCTCGATGACGAGGGCGTGGCCCTGTTCGCCAAAGATCGGAGCTTCACCAATTCCCATCAACTCGCGGTCCTGGCGGCCCCTTATGGCGGCGGGCAGGCGGCGGCCAAGAAGCTGCGCCGGGCGGGCTTTCTCGCCTGCGGCATCGGCCTGCCCGTGGACTCGGTTGCGGGGGATTTGAACGGGCTTCGCATCGGCACGCCGGAACTGGTGCGCCGGGGCATGACCGTGGCGGACATGCCGCGCCTGGCCCGCCAGATCGCGCGGGCGCTTAACGCCAACGATCCGGACGCCCTGGCGCCGGAGGTCCGCGCGTGGCGGGAAACCTTTAACGGGATCAAGTTCATCCGATCCTGA